Sequence from the Schistocerca americana isolate TAMUIC-IGC-003095 chromosome 11, iqSchAmer2.1, whole genome shotgun sequence genome:
aagatattgcggagacatggcttagccacagcctaggggtagGAGTGACTTGGctgactttccagtctttaggtgggGATCTTTCTACGAGCCATGAGCGGCTGTATATGACagctaagtatggggctattgcatGGGCAGACTCTTAAATGAACCTTACTAGTGTACGATCTGGCCTGGAAGATTTGTTTTTATTCAGTGATTTAAGCTGAGTCGCTACACTGGGAACATCTGCGTCTCTGTTACTAATGTTAACAGCTGAGCCTCATTCGAATACTGGAATATTAGTCACACGAGTCGGGTGACTAACGCATAATACAGTCAGATTCACAAAGAGAGTCTTCACCTAGATGAAAGAAATTAGCGCAGAGATAATAAAAACCACACTAGAGCCGAAATTATGGAAAGAATGTAGGAGGGAAAGAGACTGGGAAGATATCACAACAACAGGTCGCTGAGTTACGCCTGCATGGTATATTTCCAAATATCAAGGagaagattaaaaatgtgtgcccgaccaggattcgaacctggggcctTCCCCTAcagcgggcaagcgctctactctctgagctatccgagcacgacttacgacccctcctcacacctcgtctcctaccttccaagcttcacggaagctctcctgtgaaacatgcaacactggcactcctggaagaacagATATCGCGGATACATGATTTAGGCACAGCCTGGGGTTTATTTCGAGAATGACCTATCACTCTGCAGTTTGGATGGCAGGAGATGAGTTTGGCACAAATACAGCTGTAAGCCCTTGTAGTGGGTCACTGAGTAGGTGGGTAGGTAGAGCATTTGTCtctcaaaggcaaaggtcccaaattcccCAAAGGAACACACTTTAAtcagccacgaagtttcatatcagcacacactacgctgcagagttcattctggaaacaaagggGAGACTGCTTATGAGCCATGTATATCCATCTAAAGGAACGATTCATTGTCTAAGGAGTCATGGGCCATACTCTGAAGTATTTATACAGAGTACAAAAAACTCTGACAAACGTATGTGCATGTGCCAACATTGGTGCAATCCTACCAGAGTGCGAAGCATATCAAGATCTGCGAACTCAAGTAAGAATaaatgatgtacactcctggaaattgaaataagaacaccgtgaattcattgtcccaggaaggggaaactttattgacacattcctgaggtcagatacatcacatgatcacactgacagaaccacaggcacatagacacaggcaacagagcatgcacaatgtcggcactagtacagtgtatatccacctttcgcagcaatgcaggctgctgttctcccatggagacgatcgtagagctgctggatgtagtcctgtggaacggcttgccatgccatttccacctggcgcctcagttggaccagcgttcgtgctggacgtgcagaccacgtgagacgacgcttcatccagtcccaaacatgctcaatgggggacagatccggagatcttgctggccagggtagttgacttacaccttctagagcacgttgggtggcacgggatacatgcggacgtgcattgtactgttggaacagcaagttcccttgccggtctaggaatggtagaacgatgggttcgatgacggtttggatgtaccgtgcactattcagtgtcccctcgacgatcaccagtggtgtacggccagtgtaggagatcgctccccacaccatgatgccgggtgttggccctgtgtgcctcggtcgtatgcagtcctgattgtggcgctcacctgcacggcgccaaacacgcatacgaccatcattggcaccaaggcagaagcgactctcatcgctgaagacgacacgtctccattcgtccttccattcacgcctgtcgcgacaccactggaggtgggctgcacgatgttggggcgtgagcggaagacggcctaacggtgtgcgggaccgtagcccagcttcatggagacggttgcgaatggtcctcgccgataccccaggagcaacagtgtccctaatttgctgggaagtggcggtgcggtcccctacggcactgcgtaggatcctacggtcttggcgtgcatccgtgcgtcgctgcggtccggtcccaggtcgacgggcacgtgcaccttccgccgaccactggcgacaacatcgatgtactgtggagacctcacgccccacgtgttgagcaattcggcggtacgtccacccggcctcccgcatgcccactatacgccctcgctcaaagtccgtcaactgcacatacggttcacgtccacgctgtcgcggcatgctaccagtgttaaagactgcgatggagctccgtatgccacggcaaactggctgacactgacggcggcggtgcacaaatgctgcgcagctagcgccattcgacggccaacaccgcggttcctggtgtgtccgctgtgccgtgcgtgtgatcattccttgtacagccctctcgcagtgtccggagcaagtatggtgggtctgacacaccggtgtcaatgtgttcttttttccatttccaggagtgtactatatgATATTGTTAGAAACGAAGACCACAGGTAAACTCCGTAACATATAAAGGCACGGCAAGAGAAAACGCGGCAGTTCATCACAGTTTGAGGCACATACTGTGCAACAAGTGGCAGAGCTGGCGGAATCAGCAGGATGAATGTGAACCTGTGCATGACCTATGCAGTTCTTCCTGCAAGGGCAGACTGCTGGATGTTTTCTATGGTCGATCCATTATAAAGTCCAACTGGTTGACACCACTCGTTCTGCAGATGACAGTGGTAGTGCATCGGTTGGCCCCACTACAGGGCTGAAGGGTGGTGTGTTGGGATTGCTTGGGCATGGTATGGGATTACTGCAACTCCAGTTCTAGACAATTAACATGCTTTCCCCCAGCAGCTGGGGACTCTGCCATGTAGACATAAGTAATGCTAGCGTAGGTTACAGACATAGAATTCCACAAGAGGGTCTTCCTAAGGCATACAACTTGCCTGGCTCTGAGGTGTTACGATGGTTAATATTAGCGACTGCCAGTAAACCAATTTTTGCAATGGTAGTTTAGGCGACAACCAATTTAGCTTTCTTTGCTCCCTAACCGTATCCCATGTCTTCAAGAGAGCAGCAGGTTAGTCTGGCGATGTTGGTGGTACAGGATCACCAGATGCTCTTCCCACCACCAGCCCTCCCCAGCTCATCCTCCTCCCCACCGGGGCGGAATTTCTGTATCCCATCTGTCTAGCTACTGCACCATTGCAACAGTGTGAGAACGTTTTTCAAAATGTTCACTATCATATAAGTACAgaaggacgtgggtaccagcctgtACTGTCTAAGTCATACGTAATACTCGTAATTTACCAGGTGGATTCGATCAGGGGCCAATGTGCCTCCCTGAAATCTAGCCCCGGTGATGTATGTGGACATACAGTAGCTGAGAGTCTACAAGTGCGAGAGTTACTGCACAGTcatcttaacagttcatgcatccaagctgctgacaagaataatgtacaggagaatgcaaaaaaaaaaaaaacaattgaggatgtattagatgacgatcagtttggccttaggaaaggtaaaggctccaggGAGGCAGGTCTGACAAtgtggttgataatagaagcaaggccaaagaaaaatctagatgcattcataggatctgttgacctggaaaaagcatccaACAGTGTCAAACGATGAAAGGTATTCGAAATCGTGAGAGAAGCAGCGGTAACCTATAGGGAAAAGTGGGTTATATACAATAGGTAtcagagccaagacggaataataagagtggaagagcaagaaagaagtgctcagattaaaaagggcgcccctactgttcaatttgtacatcgaagaagcaatgatggaaataaaagaaatgctcacgagtggaattaaaatcacggtgaaaggatatcagtgatatgattcgctgatgatgttgctatcctGATTGAAGAATTATAAGATCTGCTGAATGttatgaacagtctaattagtacagaatactGACTGatagtaaactgaagaaaggcgaaagtaatgagaagtagcagaaatgagaacagcaggaaACTTAACATCGCAACTGGGGaggacgaagtagatgaagtcaaggaattctgctaccaaggcaacgAAATTATCCATGATGTATGGATCTCAGacgacataaaaggcagactagcactggcaaaaagggcattgttggtcaagagaagtctactagcatcaaagatATGCCTTAATCTGAAGAAGAATTTTCTGGCAGTATACGTTTGAAGCATAGAATTGTACGGCAGTAAGGCATGGACTcctggaaaactggaaaagagtcgaagcatttgagatgtggtgctacagaagaatgttgaaaattaattggaaggaacacatagaaaatgttgtggggaaggctaaccaaagactgcgttttattggcaggacacttggaaaatgtaacagacctactaaggagactgcctatactacgcttgtccgtcctcttttagaatactgctgcgcagtgtgagatccttaccagataggactgacggagtacatccaaaagttcaaagacaggcagcacgttttttattatcgcaaaatatgggagagagtgtcacagaaatgaaacaggatttgggatggacatcattaaaagaaaggcttttttcgttgtgacggaatcttctcacgcaattccaatcaccaactttctcgtccgaaggcgaaaatattttgttgacaccgacttgcatagggagaaacgatcacgaagataaaataagggaaatcagagcttgtacggaaagatataggtgttcgttctttccgtgcactatacgagattggaataatagggaattgtgaaggcggttcgatgaacccactgccaggcacttaaatgtgatttgcagagtagccatgtagatgtagatgtaaaattaggtgcactgataaggaatgaggaggagaatcagcgaggaaaggagtgTGTGGAAAACACTCATAATAAGAAGGGACTAGATGATAGAACAACTGTTAAGATGCCCAGGAAATAACTTGCAAAGCACTAGAGGGAGTTGTACAGGATACaaactgaagaggaaaacagagattggaatacatgtagCAAATAGTTAAGCacatagtttgcaagtgctactgtgagatgcaCAGGTTCGCAAAGGAGAGGGATTCGTAGTGGTCCAcaagaaaccagtcagaagactgacgactcacacaaaaagtttaaaaaaattcagACAGATCGATCAAGcgtctttttcttatatttttttaatatttaattttaccCATTATTGAATATGTTTAGACTACATTACAAATCTTGAGGTGAATGTCTGGTTACAGTTGTATATAAGGTGCTGCAGCTGTTAGAAATAAGACCTCTGAAGTGTGGGAGGTCGGGATTTTAAGCAATAATAAATACGTAAACAGATGTTGGGTATTGTTGAAAGCTCACCTGCGACCGGACGAGGCGGTGTCTGCGGCTGCTGCCGACGAACGAGGTGACGGTGGTGACGCCAGCGCCGGACGCCTTGTCAGGGGCCTGCCCTGGGGGCGGCGGCTCGCCCCCACCCCCTCCGTCCGCCCCCGGCACGTCGAGGCAGGCGGCGGCGGGCGACGCGGCCGGCGCAGACATGGCCGCCGGGGGAACCCCAGGGCCCAGGCTGGGGAATCCCGGGCCCACTGACACGCACATGCCTGCAACAGGTGGTCAGGCGTGCCAACTACGAACAGGCTGTGTTTATGGGAACTCTTAAAATGACAACAAAGTTTATATATCTACGCGAGAAAAATGGCTATGTTTCAGATGGTCGGCAGAGCTTAGTAGTATTACctatattcagggtgttacaaaaaggtacggccaaactttcaggaaacattcctcacacacaaagaaagaaaatatgttatgtggacatgtgtccggaaacgcttactttccatgttagagctcattttattacttctcttcaaatcacattaatcatggaatggaaacacacagcaacagaacgtaccggcgtgacttcaaacactttgttacaggaaatgttcaaaatgtcctccgttagcgaggatacatgcatccacctccgtcgcatggaatccctatgcgctgatgcagccctggagaatggcgtattgtatcacagccgtccgcaatacgagcacgaagagtctctacatttggtaccggggttgcgtagacaagagctttcaaatgccgccataaatgaaagtcaagagagttgaggtcaggagagcgtggagaccacggaattggtccacctctaccaatccgttggccaccgaatctgttgttgagaagcgtacgaacacttcgactgaaatgtgcgggagctccatcgtgcacgaaccacatgttgtgtcgtacttgtaaaggcacatgttctagcagcacaggtagagtatcccgaaagaaatcgtgataacgtgctccattgagcgtaggtggaagaacgtggggcccaatcgagacatacCAACAGTgcatgcccaaacgttcacagataatctgtgttgatgacgtgattgcacaattgcgtgcggattctcgtcagcccacacatgtcgattgtgaaaatttacaatttgatcacgtaaagagaacatttgcaccgaaatgaggattgacacattgtcggatgaaccattcgcagaagtgtacccgtggaggccaatcagctactgatagtgcctgcacacgctgtacacggtacggaaacaactggttctcccatagcactctccatacagtgacgtggtcaacgttaccttgtacagcagcaacttctctgacgctgacattagggttatcatcaactgcacgaagaattgtctcgtccattgcaggtgtcctcgtcgttctaggtcttccccagtcatgaGTCATAGGCtcgaatgtttcgtgctccctaagacgccgatcaattgcttcgatcgtcttcttgtcg
This genomic interval carries:
- the LOC124553355 gene encoding uncharacterized protein LOC124553355; translated protein: MRQNSESSTLFSRGFWHDVFSKGRSLSLSHIEQAGVEQERPAAHALSSSAGLTPAARGVQPGMCVSVGPGFPSLGPGVPPAAMSAPAASPAAACLDVPGADGGGGGEPPPPGQAPDKASGAGVTTVTSFVGSSRRHRLVRSQECTSFILT